The Achromobacter deleyi region TCCAGCATGGCGGATTCGGTATGCGTGGTCGTCATGCCTTTTTCTCCTGGATGCGGGCTGCGATGCGGCGGGCCAGGCCGACAATGCCCGTGGGCAGGAACAAGGTCACCAGCACGAAGATCAGGCCCAGCGCATACAGCCAGAACTCCGGCAGCACGCTGGTGAACCAGGTCTTCAGGCCGTTGACCGCGCCGGCGCCGATGATGGGGCCGACCAGCGTGCCGCGTCCGCCCGTGGCCACCCAGATCACCATTTCGATCGAGGTCTCGGTGGACATCTCGCTGGGGTTGATGATGCCGACCTGCGGCACATACAGGGCGCCTGCGATGCCGCACAGCACGGCCGACAGGGTCCACACGAACAGCTTGAAGCCCAGCGGATCGTAGCCGATGAAACGCAGGCGGTTCTCGGCGTCGCGCACGGCGGTCAGCACGCGTCCCAGCTTGCTTTGCGTGACCATGCGCGCCAGGACCAGCGCGCCGGCCAGCGCCGCCAGCGTGACCCAGTACAGCGTGGCGCGCGTGCCGGGCGCCGTGATGTCGAACCCCAGGATGCGCTTGAAGTCGGTGAAGCCGTTATTGCCGCCAAAGCCCGTGTCGTTGCGGAAGAACAGCAGCATGGCGGCAAACGTCAGCGCCTGCGTGATGATCGAGAAGTACACGCCCTTGATGCGCGAACGGAAGGCGAAGTAGCCGAACACGAAGGCCAGCACGCCCGGCACCAGCACCACCAGCAGCATCGCGTACCAGAAGTGTTCGGTGAAGGACCAGTACCAGGGGTAGCTCTTCCAGTCCAGGAACACCATGAAGTCGGGCAGCTCGCTCTGGTAGACGCCGTCGCGGCCGATGGCGCGCATCAGGTACATGCCGTGCGCATAGCCGCCCAGCGCGAAGAAGAGGCCGTGGCCCAGCGACAGGATGCCGGCATAGCCCCACACCAGGTCCAGCGCCAGCGCCGCCATGGCGTAGCACATGAACTTGCCCAGCAGGGCCACCGCATAGGCCGACACATGCAGGGCATGGCCGGGCGGAAACACCAGGTTCAGGAGCGGCAGCAAGGCCAGCAGGGCGACGGCCACGGCCAGCGCCGTCCACACCCGCCCCGAGAACAGGGGGCGGCGGGCCAGCAGGTTCAGGTCGGTCAGCGCGGTCTGTCTCATTCGACGCTCCGGCCGCGGGGGGCGAACAGGCCTTGCGGCCGCTTTTGGACGAACAGCACGATGAGCACCAGGATGGTGATCTTGGCCATGACGGCTCCCGCGTAAGGCTCCAGGAATTTATTGACGCCGCCCAGGCCCAGCGCGGCAATGACGGTGCCGGCCAGCTGGCCCACGCCGCCCAGCACCACCACCATGAACGAATCCACGATGTAGCCGCGGCCCAGGTCGGGGCCCACGTTGCCCAGCTGGGACAGCGCCACGCCCGCCAGCCCGGCAATGCCGGACCCCAGCCCGAAGGCCAGCATGTCGACACGGCCGGTGGGCACGCCCACGCAGTCGGCCATGCGGCGGTTCTGCGTGATGGCGCGCACGAACAGGCCCAGCCGCGTGTGGTTCAGCAGCGCCCACACCAGGAAGACCACGAAGAAGGCGAAGCCGATGATGACCAGGCGGTTGTAGGTCAGCACCAGCCCGCCCAGCACCGTGAGCCCGCCGGACATCCAGCTCGGGTTGCCCACTTCCACGTTCTGCGCGCCGAACAGCGTGCGCACGCCCTGCATCAGCATCAGGCTGATGCCCCAGGTGGCCAGCAGCGTTTCCAGCGGCCGGCCGTAAAGCCAGCGGATGACGGTGCGTTCCAGCGCCATGCCCACCAGCGCCGTCACGACGAAGGCCAGGGGCAGGGCGGCCACCACGTACCAGTCGAGCCAGCCCGGCAGCCAGGAGCGGAACAGCGTCTGCACGACGTAGGTGACGTAGGCGCCGATCATCAGCAGTTCGCCGTGCGCCATGTTGATGACGCCCATCAGGCCGAAGGTGATGGCCAGGCCCAGCGCCGCCAGCAACAGCACGCTGCCCAGGCTCACGCCATAGAACAGATTGCCGGCCCATTCGATCGTGGACAGATGCCGGTCGATCTGCCTGAGCGCGTTGGCGGCGGCCTCGCGCACGCCGGCGTCCGGCTCGGCGTGGACGCCGTCGCGCTCCTGCGTCAGCGCGGCCAGGGTGGGGCGGAAGGCGGCGTTGCGGGTGCTGCCCAGCAGCTCCACCGCGTGGCGCCGCTTGGCGGGGTCGGCGCTTTTCAATTCCAGATTGGCCTGCGCGATAAGCAGCGCTTCGCGCACGGCCTCGTTCTTTTCGGATGCCAGCGCCTTTTCCAGCATGGGCAGGCGCGCCGGGTCGCCCGTCTGCTGCAGCCGGCGGGCGGCGTCCAGGCGTTCATTGGGCTTGTCGGAGAACAGGCGCGAGCCCGCCAGCGCGGCCTCGATGGCGCGGCGCAGGCGGTTGTTGATGGTGACGGTGCCCGAGCCCGCGGGCAGGTCCACGGTGGCGCCGGTCGAGGGGTCGGTGGCGCGCGCGCCGCCATCCCCGATCAGCAAGCGGCCGTCGGTGGTTGCGTAGAGCTGGTCGTTGCCCAGCGCCTGCAGCACCGCGGCCGCGCCGGGATCGGGCTGCTGGCCCAGCGCGGCAATCGCTTGCAGCTTGGCGTCCGTGTCGTCGCCGGCCAGCGGCGCAAGCATGGACGGGTCCAGGCCGGCGGCCGCCGCGGGCGCGGACAGCATCGGCATGGCGACCAGCCACGCAAGAAGAAAACGACGCAAGAAGAATGCGATTGCCGCGATGCGCATGGCTGCCCTTTCCTTTAGAGGCCTTGCTTGCCTTCGTTGCCCGGGATGAACGGACTCCAGGGTTGAGCACGGATCGGACCCTTGCTCTTCCACACCACGTTGAACTGGCCGTCGCCCTTGATCTCGCCGATGTAGACGGGCTTGTGCAGGTGGTGGTTGGTCTTGTCCATTTCGATGGTGTAGCCGTCGGGCGCATTGAACTTCTGGCCCCCCATGTTGGCGATCACCTTGTCCACGTCCGTGGTCTTGGCTTGCTCCACGGCCTGCTTCCACATGTGGATGCCGATGTAGGTGGCTTCCATCGGGTCGTTCGTCACGACCGTGTTGGCGTTGGGCAGGTTCTTGGCCTTGGCATAGGCCTTCCACTTCTTGATGAACTCCTCGTTGACCGGGTTCTTGACCGACTCGAAGTAGTTCCAGGCCGCCAGATGGCCCACCAGCGGCTTGGCGTCCACGCCGCGCAGTTCCTCTTCACCCACCGAGAACGCCACGACCGGCACGTCCGTGGCCTTCAGGCCCGCGTTGCCCAGTTCCTTGTAGAAGGGCACGTTGGAGTCGCCGTTGATGGTGGAGATGACGGCGGTCTTGCCGCCGGTGGCGAACTTCTTGATGTTGGCCACGATGGTCTGATAGTCGGAATGGCCGAACGGGGTGTAGACCTCGTCGATTTCGCTGTCCTTCACGCCCTTGGAGTGCAGGAAGGCGCGCAGGATCTTATTGGTGGTGCGGGGGTAGACGTAGTCGGTGCCCAGCAGCACGAAGCGCTTGGCCCCGCCGCCATCTTCGCTCATCAGGTATTTCACCGCGGGAATGGCTTGCTGGTTGGGCGCGGCGCCCGTGTAGAACACGTTCTTCTCCAGCTCTTCGCCTTCGTACTGCACGGGGTAGAAGAGCAGGCCGTTCAGTTCCTTGAACACCGGCAGGACGGACTTGCGCGACACCGAGGTCCAGCAGCCGAACACGACGGCCACCTTGTCCTGCGACAGAAGCTGGCGCGACTTCTCCGCGAACAGCGGCCAGTTCGAGGCGGGGTCCACGATCACGGCCTCAAGCTTCTTGCCCATCACGCCGCCATTGGCGTTGATCTCTTCAATGGTCATCAGCGCAACGTCCTTGAGCGACGTTTCCGAGATGGCCATGGTGCCCGACAGGGAATGCAGGATGCCGACCTTGATGGTGTCGTCGGCGGCGTACACCTGTGGCATCCATCCGGACATGGCCAACAGGCTCACGGCGGTCAGTTGCTTAAGGGCTAGTCTGCGTTTCATGGTGACTCCTGGATGGAATGTGCCGGTTTGGCCGGCGAGAACGTTCTGAACAACACCCGACAACCTGGACTTCAAAGCAAAAGGCGTGCCAAGTGCCTGCGTGGCGCGGGACCGCCGTATGAAGAAGGGGTGTTTACGTGAATGCGCGCGACTGCCGCGTTGCGGCATGGGCCGGATCAAAACGGTGCCGCATGCACAAAACAGGTGCGTGTTGCGCCCGCTCGCGGTGCGGGCGGCGCGGCGCGCGCCGGCGGCAAAACCGCGTTTGCATGGGGTTTGCCGGCGTAAACCAGAGGGAAGGTGAAGCAGTCGGCCAACATGGCACGCCGATTGCTTGGGAATCCGTACTTGTATACAAGAAAGGATTCCAGCATGAATGCCGCAGCAACGCAGAAGAGCCCCGTCGGTTGGACGATCGCGCAGTGGCTGGCCGCCTACCGCGAGGGCGCGCAGCCCGAAGCGCTGTTGGCCGCCTATGCCGCCACGTCCGACAGCCCGCGGGACAATGCCTGGATACGGCGGGTCGACCGCGAC contains the following coding sequences:
- the urtB gene encoding urea ABC transporter permease subunit UrtB is translated as MRIAAIAFFLRRFLLAWLVAMPMLSAPAAAAGLDPSMLAPLAGDDTDAKLQAIAALGQQPDPGAAAVLQALGNDQLYATTDGRLLIGDGGARATDPSTGATVDLPAGSGTVTINNRLRRAIEAALAGSRLFSDKPNERLDAARRLQQTGDPARLPMLEKALASEKNEAVREALLIAQANLELKSADPAKRRHAVELLGSTRNAAFRPTLAALTQERDGVHAEPDAGVREAAANALRQIDRHLSTIEWAGNLFYGVSLGSVLLLAALGLAITFGLMGVINMAHGELLMIGAYVTYVVQTLFRSWLPGWLDWYVVAALPLAFVVTALVGMALERTVIRWLYGRPLETLLATWGISLMLMQGVRTLFGAQNVEVGNPSWMSGGLTVLGGLVLTYNRLVIIGFAFFVVFLVWALLNHTRLGLFVRAITQNRRMADCVGVPTGRVDMLAFGLGSGIAGLAGVALSQLGNVGPDLGRGYIVDSFMVVVLGGVGQLAGTVIAALGLGGVNKFLEPYAGAVMAKITILVLIVLFVQKRPQGLFAPRGRSVE
- the urtA gene encoding urea ABC transporter substrate-binding protein; this translates as MKRRLALKQLTAVSLLAMSGWMPQVYAADDTIKVGILHSLSGTMAISETSLKDVALMTIEEINANGGVMGKKLEAVIVDPASNWPLFAEKSRQLLSQDKVAVVFGCWTSVSRKSVLPVFKELNGLLFYPVQYEGEELEKNVFYTGAAPNQQAIPAVKYLMSEDGGGAKRFVLLGTDYVYPRTTNKILRAFLHSKGVKDSEIDEVYTPFGHSDYQTIVANIKKFATGGKTAVISTINGDSNVPFYKELGNAGLKATDVPVVAFSVGEEELRGVDAKPLVGHLAAWNYFESVKNPVNEEFIKKWKAYAKAKNLPNANTVVTNDPMEATYIGIHMWKQAVEQAKTTDVDKVIANMGGQKFNAPDGYTIEMDKTNHHLHKPVYIGEIKGDGQFNVVWKSKGPIRAQPWSPFIPGNEGKQGL
- the urtC gene encoding urea ABC transporter permease subunit UrtC; amino-acid sequence: MRQTALTDLNLLARRPLFSGRVWTALAVAVALLALLPLLNLVFPPGHALHVSAYAVALLGKFMCYAMAALALDLVWGYAGILSLGHGLFFALGGYAHGMYLMRAIGRDGVYQSELPDFMVFLDWKSYPWYWSFTEHFWYAMLLVVLVPGVLAFVFGYFAFRSRIKGVYFSIITQALTFAAMLLFFRNDTGFGGNNGFTDFKRILGFDITAPGTRATLYWVTLAALAGALVLARMVTQSKLGRVLTAVRDAENRLRFIGYDPLGFKLFVWTLSAVLCGIAGALYVPQVGIINPSEMSTETSIEMVIWVATGGRGTLVGPIIGAGAVNGLKTWFTSVLPEFWLYALGLIFVLVTLFLPTGIVGLARRIAARIQEKKA